One genomic segment of Paraburkholderia caffeinilytica includes these proteins:
- a CDS encoding gamma-glutamylcyclotransferase family protein: MQTVFVYGTLRAGEVNDLREAAARNDIAAPNLLGTATVRGHLFDFGLYPGLVVDEAGVNVTGDVYEIDDELVAVLDEIEAVYPGVENRFLAREVMVKVDGNVVNCRFYPVAPQAVKGLPEIRSGDWVEYRSTR, from the coding sequence ATGCAGACCGTTTTTGTATACGGCACGTTGCGGGCCGGTGAAGTGAACGACCTTCGGGAGGCTGCCGCGCGCAACGACATCGCCGCGCCGAATCTGCTTGGCACGGCCACGGTGCGCGGTCATCTATTCGACTTCGGCTTGTATCCGGGTCTGGTGGTCGACGAAGCAGGTGTGAATGTGACGGGCGACGTCTACGAAATCGACGATGAACTGGTTGCGGTGCTCGACGAGATCGAAGCGGTGTATCCCGGCGTCGAGAATCGTTTCCTCGCGCGCGAGGTGATGGTGAAAGTAGACGGCAACGTCGTGAATTGCCGCTTCTATCCGGTCGCGCCGCAAGCGGTAAAGGGCCTCCCGGAAATCAGGTCGGGCGATTGGGTCGAGTACCGCAGCACGCGTTGA
- the rraA gene encoding ribonuclease E activity regulator RraA translates to MSFATADLCDAHEDQLALGTLRVLEPVFHLFSRAECFSGEAVTLKVFEDNALVRATLEEKGAGRVLVVDGGGSLRCALVGGNLAQIAERNGWAGIVLNGCVRDTLELNEVDVGVAALATCPRRGQKLGTGERDVPVQLPGALVHPGEWIYADIDGVLVASAPLN, encoded by the coding sequence ATGAGTTTTGCAACCGCTGACTTGTGCGACGCACACGAGGACCAACTCGCGTTGGGCACGCTGCGTGTGCTCGAGCCGGTCTTTCATCTCTTCAGCCGCGCCGAGTGCTTCAGCGGCGAGGCAGTCACGCTAAAAGTATTCGAAGACAATGCTCTCGTACGCGCCACGCTCGAAGAGAAGGGCGCCGGCCGGGTGCTGGTGGTCGATGGCGGTGGCAGTCTGCGTTGTGCGCTGGTAGGCGGCAATCTCGCGCAAATTGCCGAGCGCAATGGCTGGGCGGGCATCGTGCTGAACGGGTGTGTGCGCGACACGCTGGAGCTCAACGAAGTCGATGTCGGCGTGGCGGCGCTGGCGACTTGCCCACGGCGTGGCCAGAAGCTCGGCACCGGCGAGCGCGACGTGCCGGTGCAATTGCCGGGTGCGCTGGTACATCCGGGCGAATGGATCTACGCGGATATCGACGGCGTACTGGTGGCGAGCGCGCCGCTGAACTGA
- a CDS encoding AraC family transcriptional regulator → MNSSTDSVLSSQVHFADIPPEFQPTQTHPIRVRSRLMPSGWRIARHTHAWAQVAYASRGVLRVATTGTTWMVPPSRAIWVPPHVTHEVVAVEDAFLRTLYITESTVPAGLDTPRVVEVSDLLREVIAALDTPGISATREQLLGALALDELTRSEPLPLSVPMPNEKRLRALCEAVIADPTHGESLEQWASSVGASTRTIARLFRQELGVSFSQWRQQAILARAIPLLSQGRPLSHVAQELGYQSQSAFSAMFRRAFGESPRAFIERGAEYRVESGDRDDTEADEETAQK, encoded by the coding sequence ATGAATTCGTCCACTGACTCAGTCCTGTCGAGCCAGGTCCACTTCGCCGACATCCCGCCCGAATTCCAGCCGACCCAGACGCATCCGATCCGCGTGCGTTCGCGGCTCATGCCTTCGGGCTGGCGTATCGCGCGACACACGCACGCGTGGGCCCAGGTGGCCTATGCGTCGCGCGGCGTGCTGCGGGTCGCGACAACCGGCACGACATGGATGGTGCCGCCATCGCGGGCGATCTGGGTACCGCCGCATGTGACACACGAAGTGGTCGCCGTCGAAGATGCCTTTCTGCGCACGCTCTACATTACCGAAAGCACCGTCCCGGCCGGACTGGATACGCCGCGCGTGGTCGAGGTGTCGGATCTGCTGCGCGAAGTCATCGCCGCGCTCGATACGCCAGGTATTTCCGCGACGCGCGAACAGTTGCTCGGCGCGCTCGCGCTCGACGAACTGACGCGTTCGGAGCCGCTGCCGCTGTCCGTGCCGATGCCCAACGAGAAGCGCTTGCGCGCACTGTGCGAAGCCGTGATCGCGGACCCGACACACGGTGAATCGCTCGAGCAATGGGCATCGAGCGTGGGGGCGAGTACACGCACGATCGCGCGGCTGTTTCGTCAGGAGTTGGGCGTGAGCTTTTCGCAATGGCGTCAGCAGGCCATTCTCGCGCGCGCGATTCCACTGTTGAGCCAGGGGCGACCGCTTTCGCATGTCGCGCAGGAACTGGGTTATCAGAGCCAGAGTGCGTTCTCGGCGATGTTCAGGCGGGCATTCGGTGAAAGTCCACGCGCGTTTATCGAGCGCGGCGCTGAATATCGTGTGGAGAGCGGGGATCGTGACGATACCGAGGCGGACGAAGAAACCGCGCAAAAGTGA
- a CDS encoding GNAT family N-acetyltransferase gives MFDPTEAPSPFYLRPASMDDFEFAEALTRNNMGGYYRRHHLIWRGDLFLGSWRESENFILELDGTPIGVLRVTQEGDSLHIRDVQIAEGHRRLGAGTYLLDMSHQWARERGLHELQLRVFVDNPAARLYQRKGYKLTGPRLAQLGAIRHLARRV, from the coding sequence ATGTTCGATCCAACCGAAGCTCCGTCACCGTTTTATCTGCGCCCGGCCAGCATGGACGATTTCGAGTTCGCCGAGGCGCTGACCCGCAACAACATGGGTGGCTACTATCGCCGGCACCATCTGATCTGGCGTGGCGATCTGTTTCTCGGCAGCTGGCGCGAATCGGAAAATTTCATTCTCGAACTGGACGGCACGCCGATTGGTGTGCTGCGCGTCACCCAGGAAGGCGATTCACTCCATATCCGCGACGTGCAGATTGCCGAAGGGCATCGACGCCTCGGCGCCGGCACGTATCTGCTCGATATGTCGCATCAATGGGCGCGCGAGCGCGGGCTGCACGAGTTGCAGTTGCGCGTGTTCGTCGACAATCCTGCCGCGCGGTTGTACCAACGCAAGGGGTACAAGCTGACCGGGCCGCGTCTGGCACAACTCGGCGCGATCCGTCATCTGGCGCGGCGCGTCTGA
- the gltX gene encoding glutamate--tRNA ligase has product MTTSVRTRFAPSPTGFIHLGNIRSALYPWAFARKMKGTFVLRIEDTDVERSSTEAVDAILEGMEWLGLDIDEGPFYQMQRMDRYREVLKQMQGAGLVYPCYMSTEELDALRERQREAGEKPRYDGTWRPEPGKVLPEPPAGVQPVLRFRNPLSGVVAWDDAVKGRIEISNDELDDLVIARPDGTPTYNFCVVVDDLDMRITHVIRGDDHVNNTPRQINILRALGGEPPVYAHLPTVLNEQGEKMSKRHGAMSVMGYRDAGFLPEAVVNYLARLGWSHGDAEIFTREQFVEWFDLEHLGKSPAQYDHDKLNWLNAHYIKEADNARLAGLAKPFFAELGIDEAAIAQGADLTSVVGLLKDRASTVKEIAENAAMFYRVPEPEAEALAQHVTDAVRPALADLAASLKTVEWTKEAIAAALKATLGAHKLKMPQLAMPVRLLVAGTTHTPSIDSVLMLFGRDVVVSRIEKALA; this is encoded by the coding sequence ATGACCACCTCCGTCCGTACCCGTTTCGCACCGAGTCCCACCGGCTTCATCCACCTCGGCAACATTCGCTCCGCGCTTTATCCGTGGGCGTTCGCGCGCAAGATGAAAGGGACCTTCGTGCTGCGGATCGAGGACACCGACGTCGAGCGCTCCAGTACCGAAGCGGTCGACGCCATTCTCGAAGGGATGGAATGGCTCGGCCTCGATATCGACGAGGGCCCGTTCTACCAGATGCAGCGCATGGACCGTTATCGCGAAGTGCTCAAGCAGATGCAGGGCGCGGGGCTCGTGTACCCGTGCTACATGTCGACGGAAGAGTTGGACGCACTGCGCGAACGCCAACGCGAGGCCGGCGAAAAGCCGCGCTATGACGGCACGTGGCGTCCGGAACCCGGCAAGGTCTTGCCGGAACCGCCGGCCGGCGTGCAGCCCGTGCTGCGCTTCCGCAATCCGCTCTCGGGCGTGGTCGCATGGGACGACGCGGTGAAGGGCCGTATCGAAATCTCGAACGACGAACTCGACGACCTCGTGATCGCGCGCCCGGACGGCACGCCCACCTACAACTTCTGCGTGGTGGTCGACGATCTGGACATGCGCATCACGCACGTGATTCGCGGCGACGATCACGTGAACAACACGCCGCGTCAGATCAATATCCTGCGCGCGCTCGGCGGTGAGCCGCCGGTCTATGCGCACTTGCCGACCGTGCTGAACGAGCAGGGCGAGAAGATGAGCAAGCGTCACGGCGCGATGAGCGTGATGGGTTATCGCGATGCCGGCTTTCTGCCGGAGGCGGTGGTCAACTATCTGGCGCGTCTGGGCTGGTCGCATGGCGACGCGGAAATCTTCACGCGTGAGCAGTTCGTCGAATGGTTCGATCTGGAGCATCTGGGCAAGTCGCCGGCTCAGTACGATCACGACAAGCTGAACTGGCTCAACGCGCACTACATCAAGGAAGCGGACAACGCGCGCCTCGCCGGGCTTGCCAAGCCTTTCTTTGCTGAACTGGGTATCGACGAAGCCGCCATTGCGCAAGGCGCCGATCTGACGTCGGTGGTGGGCTTGCTGAAGGACCGTGCATCGACGGTGAAGGAAATCGCTGAAAACGCCGCGATGTTCTACCGCGTACCTGAGCCTGAAGCAGAAGCGCTCGCGCAGCACGTCACGGATGCCGTGCGCCCGGCGCTTGCCGATCTGGCTGCATCGCTTAAGACGGTGGAGTGGACCAAGGAGGCGATCGCTGCGGCATTGAAGGCGACACTCGGCGCGCACAAGCTGAAGATGCCGCAACTGGCCATGCCGGTTCGTCTGCTGGTGGCGGGCACCACGCATACGCCGTCGATCGACAGCGTGCTGATGCTGTTCGGCCGCGATGTCGTCGTGAGCCGTATCGAAAAAGCGTTGGCTTGA
- a CDS encoding patatin-like phospholipase family protein, which produces MKPSSPSLARRNFSLAAASAVLAACTTTGGSKTDSTPIATTPAANPPPLDKPQRPIRVGLALGGGAARGFAHIGVIKALEARNLQIDLVAGTSAGSVVGALYASGMNGFALNKLALTMDEASISDWAMPFRTRGFLQGVALQNYLNTTLNNRPIEKMVKPLGVVATDLKTGQPILFQRGNTGIAVRASCSVPSIFEPVKIGGHEYVDGGLVSPVPASFARKMGADFVIAVDISQRPESGLTASSFDVLMQTFTIMGQTIKAYELDKYADVVIRPNLAAMSGSDFSQRNAAILAGEEAVAKMMPELQRKLAASRAAA; this is translated from the coding sequence TTGAAACCGTCATCCCCTAGCCTCGCCCGCCGCAACTTCTCATTGGCGGCCGCCTCCGCAGTGCTCGCGGCCTGCACCACGACCGGCGGCAGCAAGACCGACAGCACACCGATCGCCACCACGCCCGCCGCCAACCCGCCACCGCTCGACAAACCGCAGCGGCCGATCCGCGTCGGGCTCGCGCTGGGCGGCGGCGCGGCGCGCGGCTTCGCGCACATCGGCGTGATCAAGGCACTCGAGGCGCGCAATCTCCAGATCGACCTCGTGGCGGGCACCAGCGCGGGTTCGGTGGTCGGTGCGCTGTACGCCTCGGGGATGAACGGCTTCGCGCTGAACAAGCTCGCGTTGACCATGGACGAAGCGTCGATCAGCGACTGGGCGATGCCGTTTCGCACACGCGGCTTTCTGCAAGGCGTCGCGCTGCAGAACTATCTCAATACGACGCTCAACAACCGTCCGATCGAAAAGATGGTCAAGCCGCTCGGCGTGGTCGCCACCGATCTGAAAACCGGTCAGCCGATCCTGTTCCAGCGTGGCAACACCGGCATCGCAGTGCGCGCGTCATGCAGCGTGCCGTCGATTTTCGAGCCGGTGAAGATCGGTGGGCACGAGTATGTGGACGGCGGCCTGGTGAGTCCGGTGCCCGCCTCGTTCGCGCGCAAGATGGGCGCGGATTTCGTCATCGCCGTGGACATCTCGCAGCGCCCGGAAAGCGGCCTCACAGCCAGCTCGTTCGACGTGCTGATGCAGACCTTCACGATCATGGGCCAAACGATCAAGGCTTATGAGCTCGACAAGTACGCCGACGTCGTAATCCGGCCGAATCTGGCCGCCATGAGCGGCAGCGATTTCTCACAACGCAATGCAGCGATCCTGGCCGGCGAGGAAGCCGTGGCGAAAATGATGCCCGAGTTGCAACGCAAGCTGGCCGCGAGCCGCGCCGCGGCTTAA
- a CDS encoding C40 family peptidase, whose protein sequence is MQHRNLTQACTRVVAGMFIGVLMAAAPGAFADEVSSFNQNASFSTPSGSNSLSPLNSQSAAPASDGGAKSFLSGMAGKAGDVVVGALNMIGVRYRWGGNTPDSGLDCSGFVRYVFQDTLGMALPRRAEEMSRVGEKVRVSDLKPGDLVFFNTMRRTFSHVGIYIGDNKFVHSPSTGSTIRVDDMDSGYWEKRFTGARRIETSYQEGEDLRKRVNASIGGNQ, encoded by the coding sequence ATGCAGCACAGAAACCTAACCCAGGCTTGCACGCGCGTCGTCGCCGGGATGTTCATTGGCGTCTTGATGGCAGCAGCTCCCGGCGCGTTCGCCGACGAAGTAAGCAGTTTTAATCAGAATGCCTCATTTTCGACCCCCAGCGGGTCGAATTCTTTGTCCCCCCTTAATTCGCAATCGGCCGCTCCTGCCAGCGACGGTGGCGCCAAATCGTTCCTGTCCGGCATGGCCGGTAAAGCGGGCGATGTGGTGGTCGGCGCGCTGAACATGATTGGCGTGCGCTACCGTTGGGGCGGCAATACGCCCGATTCGGGACTCGATTGCAGCGGCTTCGTTCGTTACGTGTTCCAGGACACGCTCGGCATGGCGCTGCCGCGCCGCGCCGAGGAAATGAGCCGCGTCGGTGAAAAAGTTCGTGTGAGCGATCTGAAGCCGGGCGATCTGGTGTTCTTCAATACGATGCGCCGCACGTTCTCGCATGTCGGCATCTACATCGGCGACAACAAATTCGTGCATTCGCCTTCCACGGGCAGCACGATTCGCGTCGACGATATGGATAGCGGTTATTGGGAAAAGCGCTTCACCGGCGCACGCCGGATCGAGACCTCCTATCAGGAAGGTGAAGATCTGCGCAAGCGCGTGAATGCTTCGATTGGCGGTAATCAGTAA
- a CDS encoding ABC transporter ATP-binding protein, with translation MVENDAKHGMTPPLLELDRLHVAFGDTVAVNDVTLAIQRGERVALVGESGSGKSVTALSILRLLSDAQVSGAIRFDGQDLLAKSEREMRGMRGSDIAMIFQEPMTALNPLYTVGDQIAETIVVHDGVTANEARKRAVALLGRTGIAEPGKRVNSYPHQLSGGQRQRAMIAMALACRPRLLLADEPTTALDVTIRAQIVDLLLELQRDEAKKRGMAVLLITHDLNLVRHFAQRIAVMEKGVLVESGPVEQVFESPQHPYTQRLLASRPQRTVVPVLPISPVLLEARDVSVDFKTKLPGLSGWFRSGRFRAVADATVSVRQGETLGIVGESGSGKSTLAMALLGLQRTAHGEIEFQGRALGSYRGDEQTALRSNMQVVFQDPFSSLSPRQTIERIVGEGLALHRPQMSQEARRDKVVSVLREVGLDRTVLYRYPHEFSGGQRQRIAIARALVLEPRILILDEPTSALDVSIQQQVLKLLAGLQQKYNLGFVFISHDLAVIGAMAHRVAVMQNGSIVESGDVEQIFATPAHPYTRKLLKAALDY, from the coding sequence GTGGCCTTTGGCGACACTGTCGCGGTGAACGATGTCACGCTCGCGATCCAACGCGGCGAACGGGTCGCGCTGGTCGGCGAATCGGGCTCGGGCAAGAGCGTGACCGCGCTGTCGATCCTGCGTCTGTTGAGCGACGCGCAGGTGAGCGGGGCGATCCGTTTCGACGGCCAGGATCTGCTTGCCAAAAGCGAGCGCGAGATGCGCGGCATGCGCGGCTCCGACATCGCGATGATCTTCCAGGAGCCGATGACGGCGCTCAATCCGCTCTATACGGTCGGCGATCAGATCGCGGAGACGATCGTCGTGCACGACGGCGTCACGGCGAACGAGGCGCGCAAACGCGCCGTGGCGCTGCTCGGACGCACGGGCATCGCCGAGCCTGGCAAGCGCGTGAACAGCTATCCGCATCAACTCTCGGGCGGTCAGCGGCAGCGCGCGATGATCGCGATGGCGCTCGCGTGCCGCCCGCGTCTGCTGCTGGCCGATGAGCCGACCACGGCGCTCGACGTGACGATTCGCGCGCAGATCGTCGACCTGCTGCTGGAGCTGCAACGCGACGAAGCCAAGAAGCGCGGCATGGCCGTGCTGCTGATCACGCACGACCTGAACCTGGTGCGCCATTTCGCGCAACGCATCGCGGTGATGGAGAAGGGCGTGCTCGTGGAAAGCGGGCCGGTCGAGCAGGTGTTCGAGTCGCCGCAGCATCCGTACACGCAGCGTCTGCTGGCAAGCCGTCCGCAGCGCACGGTGGTGCCGGTGCTGCCGATCTCGCCGGTGCTGCTCGAAGCACGCGATGTCTCGGTCGATTTCAAAACGAAACTGCCGGGCTTGAGCGGCTGGTTTCGCTCGGGGCGCTTTCGCGCGGTCGCCGATGCAACCGTGTCGGTGCGCCAGGGCGAGACACTGGGGATCGTCGGCGAATCGGGTTCGGGCAAATCGACGCTTGCGATGGCTTTGCTCGGTCTGCAACGCACCGCGCACGGCGAGATCGAGTTTCAGGGCAGGGCGCTCGGCAGCTATCGCGGCGACGAACAGACCGCCTTACGTTCGAATATGCAAGTTGTCTTTCAGGACCCGTTCAGCTCGCTTTCGCCGCGCCAGACCATCGAACGGATCGTCGGCGAAGGGCTCGCGCTGCACCGGCCGCAGATGAGCCAGGAGGCGCGGCGCGACAAGGTGGTATCGGTCCTGCGCGAGGTCGGTCTCGACCGCACGGTGCTGTATCGCTATCCACACGAGTTTTCCGGCGGCCAGCGTCAGCGGATAGCGATTGCGCGCGCGCTGGTGCTGGAGCCGCGCATCCTGATTCTCGACGAACCGACCAGCGCACTCGACGTGTCGATTCAGCAGCAGGTGCTGAAACTGCTTGCCGGGTTGCAACAGAAGTACAACCTCGGCTTCGTTTTCATCAGTCACGATCTGGCTGTGATCGGGGCGATGGCGCATCGTGTCGCAGTGATGCAAAACGGTTCGATCGTCGAAAGCGGGGACGTTGAGCAGATTTTTGCGACACCAGCGCACCCTTACACCCGAAAGCTGCTGAAAGCGGCGCTTGACTACTGA